The Sandaracinus amylolyticus genomic interval CTGCCGATCTCACGACGAAATCGCGCGATCGCGCGCACCGACGGCGCAGCCGGGCATGGCGCGGCCCGTGTCGGTTCGGCGCGCTCGAACGGCGTCCATCACGCCGATCGCGCCAGAGTGCCCGTCCGTTCTCGTCGCGCTCCTGCGCTCGAGCGCACGCTGCCCGCGACAACCGTGATGCTCTCGAGGCGAACGGCCCCCGCACGCGATTCGAGCGGCTCCGCCGCACGCCGGGATCCGGAGCCCGCGCAGTCCCGAGCCGCAGCGGTTCCCCGCCAGCGACGCGGACCCGGCCCCCGACCCCGTCAGCGCAGGTTGTGCTTCTTCGCCAGCCGCGCGAGGTGGTTGCGGTCGAGCCCGGCCTCCGCCGCCGCGCGGCTGAGGTTTCCGCCCGCGCGCTCCAGCAGCTGCGCGACGTAGCCGCGCTCGAACGCGTCGAGCAGGCGATCCTTCGCCTCCTTGAACGGCATCCGCGCGAGCTCGTCCGTCACCTGCTCGCCCGGGGGCGACGAAGGACGCGCCGGCACCGCGCTCCGCAGCAGCGTCTCTTCGATCGTGCGGCGCAGCTCGCGCACATTGCCGTCGAAGCGCTGGACGCGCAGCTGCCCCAGCTCCGCCGCGCCGAGGCGCAGCTCCGGATAGCCGAGCTCCTCGAGCAGCGCGTGCACGAGGCGCGGCAGATCCTCGAGCCGCTCACGCAGCGGCGGCACCTCGACGCGCACCGACGCGAGGTGGAACCAGAGATCGCGACGCAGCGCGCCGCGCTCCACGAGCGCGCGCGGATCGCCCCGGCTCGTCGCGAGCACGCGCACGTCGATGCCCTCGCGCTCGCGGCGATCGAGCGCCGCGGAGAGCGCGTCCTGCACCGCGCCGCTCGCCTCGTCGATGCGCTCGAGCAGCAGCGTGCCGCCGAGCGCCGAGCTCATCGCGGGGCCCACCGCCGCCGCCGGCACGCCGCCGAGCTCGATCACCACGAAGGGCCCGCGCGCGCGGCTCGAGGCGTCGTGGATCGCGCGCGCCGCTTCCGTCTTCCCCGTGCCGGGCTCGCCGTGGATGAGCACTGCGACCTCGGTCGCGGCGACGCGCTCGAGCTGCCCGAAGAGCCTCCGCATCGCCGGGCTCGATCCCACGAGCCGACCGAAGCGCGTCGCCTCCGACGGCGCGTCGGGGAGCGGCACGTCCGACGGCAACAGCTCGACGCGCGTCCGCCCGAGCCGCACCTCCGAGCCCACCGGCACGAGCACGCTCTCGATGCGCGACTCGCCGACGAACGTGCCGTTCGTCGACCGCAGATCCTTCACCCGCACGCCCGCCGGCAGGAGCGCGAGCTCCGCGTGGTAGCGCGACACCGTGGTGTCGGTGAGCACGAGGTCCGCCTGCGGGTGGCTGCCGACCACCATCGTGCCCTGATCGAGCTCGCGCTCGATCCCGCGATCCGGGCCCGACGCCACGCGCACCCGCACGCGGCGCAGCACCAGCGTCCCGCCCGCGTCCGTCGCGAGCACGCCCGTGCCCGGGCCGATCCGGCTCGTCGCGCTCACGCGCGCCTCCCTCGTCGCATCCACACCACCACGGCCGCGAGCATCGCGAGGATCGCGGCCGCGCGCCAATCCGTGCGCGCGCCGTTCACGACGCACCCGCAGCCGCCGCCGATGCTGGTGCGGCTGCCCTCGCCTGCGTCGACGCCTCCGGCGTCCGGCTCACCGGCGTCGACGATCGGGAAGACCCCGGCGTCGATCCCGCGGGGCGGCGCGGCGCACTCCGCCGTCCCGCTCCCCGGCGTCATCTGGAAGCTGCACCACTCCTCGTACCCCGGCGGGACCGTGCAGACCTTGCATTCGTCGCGATAGCCGGCGAGCGAGGCGTGGACGATGTACGTGCGCGCCGCGATGTCGAGCTGCCAGTACGCGCTCGAGTTCGGGCGGGGCATGGCGACGAGGCGACCGTCGGTGCTCTCCACGCGGTACGTCCCGCCGGGCAGGCGCGTGTGATCGGGGAGCTCCATGACGCTGCGCAGCAGGCCGGTCGCACCGTCGGCGCGGTCCACGATGCCGAGGAACGGGCCCGCAGCGCGCAGCGCGCCGTCGCTCGAGGGGATCTCCGCGACCGCGCCCGCGGTCGTGAGCGCGCTGGTCGCTCCCTCGCCGATGCGGATCGCGTCGTGCGCGCCGGCCTCGCTCGCGAGCGCGCCGAGCTCGGGATCGGTCACGCCCTCGCTCGTCGCGGTCCAGCCCTCCACGACGACGATCACGAGGGTGCGCCCGTCGCTCGAGATGCCCACCGCGGTGCGCGGCCGTCGCTCGCACCCGTCGCCCTCGCACGCGGTGATCGGCGCGCCCGCGCGCACGACCTCGACGCCCGACACGGCCGAGCGCATCCACGCCTCGACGGGGACCGTCTGCACCGCGGGAACGACGAGGCCGGCGCCCTGCGCGTCGAGCGCGAGCACCGCGCGGGTGCCGTCGTCGGCGGTGCCGGGCCATGGCTCGCCCTCGGCGATCGTGAGGCCCTCGGGATCCCAGCCCGGGAAGCGGAACGCGCCGCCCTGCACCGCGAGCACCGCGCCCGGCACCGACGCGCGCCACGCGCTCGCGGTCTGTCCGCGCTCGCCGCTGCGCGCGACGCGCACCCCGACGTCGCTGGCCGCCAGGTCGGCGTGGGCCACCGACCAGCGCCGCCCGTCCTCGGTGCAGCGTTGCACGGTCACGCCGGTCGAGAGCGTGGCCTCGGCCTCGCATTCCGCGCGCGCCGACGACGCCGCCAGCGTCACCGCGATCACCAGGACCGCGGTGGGCGCCGAGGCGGAGTGTCCCGTGAGGTCGGGGCGGCGGCCGGAAAGCACGTCGCGACGAGCATAGCAGCCACACCCGCGGGCGTGCGTGCGCTCCTGCCCGCGGGCGGCCCGGCTCCTATACTCCGCCGATGCTGCTCCCGCGGATCGACACCGCCGCGCTCGTCGCGCGCAGAGCGCGCCTCTCGAAGGCGCTCGAAGGCGCGCCCGCGCTGATCGCGGCCGGTGCGCCGAGCCCTCGCAACTACCGCGCGAACCCCTGGCCGTACCGCGCGGCGAGCCACTTCCTGTACCTCGCGGGCGCTCCGATCCCGGGCGCGTTCCTGCTGCTCGAGGGCGATGCGGCGACGCTCTTCGTCGAGACGCCCGACGACGACGACGAGCTCTGGCACGGACCGAGCGCGTCCCTCGCCGATCTCGCGGCCGCCGTCGGATGCGCAGTGCGCGACGCGAGCGATCTGCCGCGCGTGCTCGCGGGCCGCCGCGTCGCGACGCTGCCCGCGATCGACGCGCCGACCCGCGAGCGGCAGAGCGATCTGCTGGGACGGCCGGTGCGCTACGGCGCGCTCGCCGAGGACGACGCCGCGCTCGCCGACGCGATGATCGCGCTGCGCCTGGTGCACGACGAGGCCGCGATCCGAGGGCTGCGCGAGGCGGCGGACGGCACGGCCGCGGCGCACCTCGCGGGCATGCGCGCGACGCGCGTCGGGCTGCGCGAGCACGCGATCCGCGGCGCGATGGAGAGCGCGCTCCTGACGCGCGGGATGGGCACCTCGTACCAGTCGATCGTGACGGTGCACGGCGAGGTGCTGCACAACCACGGGTACGGCCACGAGCTGCGCGAGGGCGATCTGCTGCTCGCCGACGTCGGCGCGGAGACCGAGGGCGGCTGGGCCGGAGACGTGACGCGCACCTGGCCGGTGAGCGGTCGGTTCAGCGAGACGCAGCGCTCGATGTACGAGCTCGTGCTCACCGCGAACCGCGCCGCGATCGAGAAGGTCGCGCCGGGCGTTCGTTATCGGGACGTGCACCTCGCGTCGTGCCACGTGATCGCGCGCGGGCTCGTCGATCTCGGCGTGCTGCGCGGCGATCCCGAGGAGCTCGTCGCGGACGGAGTGCACGCGCTCTTCTTCCCGCACGGCGTGGGGCACCTGATCGGGCTCGACGTGCACGACATGGAGGACCTCGGCGATCGCGCGGGGTACGCGCCGGGGCGCACGCGCTCGTCGCAGTTCGGGCTCTCGTACCTGCGCCTCGATCGCGATCTCGCGCCGGGGATGGCGGTGACGATCGAGCCCGGCTTCTACGTCGTGCCCGCGATCCTGCGCGATCCGAAGCTGAAGGCGATCGCGCGCGATCGCATCGATCACGCGACGCTCGAGCGGTTCGCGGACGTGCGCGGCATCCGCGTCGAGGACGACGTGCTCGTGACCGCGACGGGCGCCGAGGTGCTCACGAGCGCGATCCCGAAGACGGTGCGCGACGTCGAGCACGCGGTGGGCGGAGGCTGATGCGCTTCGGCTGGTTCCAGGTCGTGCTCGGCCTCGTGCTGATCGGGTGCGCGGGGTGGATCGGCGGGCCCGCGTGGGCGCTCACGTGGCCCGCGCTCGCGGTGATCGCGGTGGGGCTCGGCTATCTCGGGCTCGGGCCGGGCGTGTTCGGCAAGCGCGAGGACGGATCGCTGCGCACGCCGCACTTCGTGCTGCTCTTCCCGTATCACGTGGTCGCGTGGCTGCGCGTGCGCTGGGACGCGTGGCGGCATCGCGAGGACGCGTGGAACGAGGTCGCGCCGGGGCTCTACCTCGGGCGCATCGTCGGCGCGGAGGCGCTGCCCCCCGGGACGCGCGTCGTCGTGGATCTGACGAGCGAGTTCGCGTGCGGCGCGGCGATGCGCGACGGGCGCGACTATCACTGCTTGCCGGCGCTCGACACGTCGGTGCCGCGCTACGCGGACTTCGCGCGGCTGGCGCGCGCGATCGCGGCGCACGAAGGGCCCGTCTACGTGCACTGCGCGGCGGGGCACGGTCGCAGCGCGACGTTCGCGGCGGCGCTGCTCATCGCGCGCGGTCAGGCGGGCGACGTCGACGAGGCCGAGGCGAAGCTGCGCGCGGCGCGACCGACGGTGCACCTGCATCGCGGGCAGCGCGCGATGGTGCAGCGCTTCGCCGAGGAGCTGCGCGCGCGCGCGACGCCGTCGCTCGCGACGGCGTGAGCGCGGGGCCTGGACGCGCGCGGCGCGCGTCAGCAGGATCGCCGGGCATGACCATCCGGAAGATCGCGCAGATCGGCCATCCCATCCTCCGCGAGCGCGCCCGCGAGCTGACGCTCGACGAAGTGAAGAGCCCCGAGATCCAGCGCTTCGTCGACGATCTCGTCGAGACGATGCGCGACGCGAACGGCGCGGGGCTCGCGGCGACGCAGGTCTACGAGCCGCTGCGCATCTGCGTGATCGAGGTCGGCGAGAACCCGCGCTATCCGTACAAGCCGCGCATCCCGCTGACGATCCTGATCAACCCGGTGATCGAGCCGCT includes:
- a CDS encoding sigma-54-dependent Fis family transcriptional regulator yields the protein MSATSRIGPGTGVLATDAGGTLVLRRVRVRVASGPDRGIERELDQGTMVVGSHPQADLVLTDTTVSRYHAELALLPAGVRVKDLRSTNGTFVGESRIESVLVPVGSEVRLGRTRVELLPSDVPLPDAPSEATRFGRLVGSSPAMRRLFGQLERVAATEVAVLIHGEPGTGKTEAARAIHDASSRARGPFVVIELGGVPAAAVGPAMSSALGGTLLLERIDEASGAVQDALSAALDRREREGIDVRVLATSRGDPRALVERGALRRDLWFHLASVRVEVPPLRERLEDLPRLVHALLEELGYPELRLGAAELGQLRVQRFDGNVRELRRTIEETLLRSAVPARPSSPPGEQVTDELARMPFKEAKDRLLDAFERGYVAQLLERAGGNLSRAAAEAGLDRNHLARLAKKHNLR
- a CDS encoding phosphodiester glycosidase family protein, whose translation is MLSGRRPDLTGHSASAPTAVLVIAVTLAASSARAECEAEATLSTGVTVQRCTEDGRRWSVAHADLAASDVGVRVARSGERGQTASAWRASVPGAVLAVQGGAFRFPGWDPEGLTIAEGEPWPGTADDGTRAVLALDAQGAGLVVPAVQTVPVEAWMRSAVSGVEVVRAGAPITACEGDGCERRPRTAVGISSDGRTLVIVVVEGWTATSEGVTDPELGALASEAGAHDAIRIGEGATSALTTAGAVAEIPSSDGALRAAGPFLGIVDRADGATGLLRSVMELPDHTRLPGGTYRVESTDGRLVAMPRPNSSAYWQLDIAARTYIVHASLAGYRDECKVCTVPPGYEEWCSFQMTPGSGTAECAAPPRGIDAGVFPIVDAGEPDAGGVDAGEGSRTSIGGGCGCVVNGARTDWRAAAILAMLAAVVVWMRRGRRA
- a CDS encoding aminopeptidase P family protein, which gives rise to MLLPRIDTAALVARRARLSKALEGAPALIAAGAPSPRNYRANPWPYRAASHFLYLAGAPIPGAFLLLEGDAATLFVETPDDDDELWHGPSASLADLAAAVGCAVRDASDLPRVLAGRRVATLPAIDAPTRERQSDLLGRPVRYGALAEDDAALADAMIALRLVHDEAAIRGLREAADGTAAAHLAGMRATRVGLREHAIRGAMESALLTRGMGTSYQSIVTVHGEVLHNHGYGHELREGDLLLADVGAETEGGWAGDVTRTWPVSGRFSETQRSMYELVLTANRAAIEKVAPGVRYRDVHLASCHVIARGLVDLGVLRGDPEELVADGVHALFFPHGVGHLIGLDVHDMEDLGDRAGYAPGRTRSSQFGLSYLRLDRDLAPGMAVTIEPGFYVVPAILRDPKLKAIARDRIDHATLERFADVRGIRVEDDVLVTATGAEVLTSAIPKTVRDVEHAVGGG
- a CDS encoding dual specificity protein phosphatase family protein gives rise to the protein MRFGWFQVVLGLVLIGCAGWIGGPAWALTWPALAVIAVGLGYLGLGPGVFGKREDGSLRTPHFVLLFPYHVVAWLRVRWDAWRHREDAWNEVAPGLYLGRIVGAEALPPGTRVVVDLTSEFACGAAMRDGRDYHCLPALDTSVPRYADFARLARAIAAHEGPVYVHCAAGHGRSATFAAALLIARGQAGDVDEAEAKLRAARPTVHLHRGQRAMVQRFAEELRARATPSLATA